The stretch of DNA GACAATGGCGTTCTCGGGCAACAGGGCGGCCACGATGCGCAGGGCGGCCTCGGCGGTCAACGGACCATCGCCGGGCAGGGCGGGCGGGGCGAGCGGGACCATGGGGCAATCGGGCGAGGCGTTTACGGCCTCGGCCAGGTGGATGAGGGCGGCGTTGCCGTCCTGGCTCGCGTGGGCCAGGGTCAGGATGGCGCAATGGGGCGGGGTCAGCCAGCTCTCCTGGCCGGGATAGGCGAAGAAGGAGACCGGCGGTTCGGCCCCGACCAGCAGGAGCTGCTCGAATTCGTCGAGCCGGGCCAGGACGTCCTTGCCCCGGTAGGGCAGCCGTTCCACCACGGGCGCGCCCGCGCCGGAGCGCATGCGCGGGGTGAACGTGTCGCAGAACAACGTGGCCCCGGTCTTGGCCGCGACGCACCCGGCCGCATTGAGGCCATCGCCCCAGAGCACGGCCCCGCGCAGGAGAATGGCGGTTTTTTTGCCGTTGGTCAGCGCTTTGGCGGCCGCGTCCATGGCGTCCGGGTACACGGGGGCGGGGCCGGGCGCATCCAGGCCGGGCGCGGGGCGTTCGGCCGGAAGCCAGGCCGTGTCCGCGGGCAGGATCAGCGTGGCCACCTGGCCCGGGGCGACGCGCGCTGCGCGGACCGCTTCGGCGGCGTCCATGGCCACGGTGCGGGGGCTGCGCGGGCGGCGGACCCAGTGGGAGATGGCCTCGGCAAAGCCGACCACGTTGGAGGTCAGGGGCGCGTCGTAGCGCTCATGATAGGTGGCGTGATCGCCGACGATGTTGACCACCGGGGATTGGCCCTTGCGGGCATTGTGCAGGTTGGCCATGCCGTTGGCAAAGCCTGGGCCGAGGTGGAGCAAGGTGCAGGCGGGCTTGCCGGTCATGCGCGCATAGCCGTCGGCCGCGCCCGTGGCCACGCCTTCGAACAGGCAGAGGACCGGCCGCATGCCCGGGATGCGGTCCAGGGCGGAGACGAAATGCATCTCCGAGGTGCCGGGATTGGCGAAGCAGACCTCCACGCCGCTGTTGACCAATGTGGCGACCAGGCTGTCCGCGCCGTTGCATTCGCTGCACTGGCCGGTTTGGGTGATCTCAGGGGTATTTTGAGACATGATTCGACTCCTTTTTTGCAGGGTCTGGTGGAGAGACGGTCCCGGCCGGAGGCGAAAACGGAAATCCGGAGGGGC from Desulfovibrio sp. Huiquan2017 encodes:
- a CDS encoding acetolactate synthase large subunit, producing the protein MSQNTPEITQTGQCSECNGADSLVATLVNSGVEVCFANPGTSEMHFVSALDRIPGMRPVLCLFEGVATGAADGYARMTGKPACTLLHLGPGFANGMANLHNARKGQSPVVNIVGDHATYHERYDAPLTSNVVGFAEAISHWVRRPRSPRTVAMDAAEAVRAARVAPGQVATLILPADTAWLPAERPAPGLDAPGPAPVYPDAMDAAAKALTNGKKTAILLRGAVLWGDGLNAAGCVAAKTGATLFCDTFTPRMRSGAGAPVVERLPYRGKDVLARLDEFEQLLLVGAEPPVSFFAYPGQESWLTPPHCAILTLAHASQDGNAALIHLAEAVNASPDCPMVPLAPPALPGDGPLTAEAALRIVAALLPENAIVTDEGITSTLPYANLLAQAAPHDYLALTGGSIGGILPLSTGAAVAAPDRKVVCLEGDGSAMYTVQSLWTQARENLDVVTVLYANRSYAVLNQELKLVRAASKGDKALSLLDLHDPSLDWVRLAEGMGVQAVRAETTRGFADALRSALSAKGPRLIEAVI